ataccactacttataataataatataataataatgtgaaggtCAGGATGTAGAATGATTCGTCTGGGAGATGTAGAGAGCTTAGCCCTCTCCCACTTTGAAGTGGCAAGATTCTGTTGACCTCTTTTGTCTAAGATTAAATCTGCAATGGGTTTGTGATGCCGCTCCTTTTTCAAGATCATTTCAGACGAAAAAGAAATCAATTAGTACACTGAGGTTTATTAggcaaaagtaattttcattagAACAAGTGTCTATaacatgattttattttcatatttaaaacctgactcttgttgactttcttgcagcaaaatcatctatagtgtcatcatacgaaatctgtttggatatttctctattaatactaattattgccagcccatttaggcgctcctgtgacatagtagaccttaaatatgttttaatgagcttaagtttagagaagcttctctctgcagatgccacagtcacaggtgtagtgacagcaattcttaatgccacccacatgtttggatagatctctttcaggcctttctcctccagaaaaacaagaaggtctaatgttgtcatattttgttttggccaTTGTTTTGGAAATGACTGCATCTCTACAATCAGTTCATCATAATTTAAATCAGAATGATCCCCAGATGTGAGTGTATTACACAAATCTTTTGCCTGCTTTTCTAGCTCACTAGATGTCAGGTCAGAGAAGTTTATGAGAACACTGAATTTCTTTGCAACATCACTCATCATTCCAGTTTTCTCTCTGAGAGATTCAATGGCCATATCCACAActacattgaaaaatgaaaactccaTTTTTTTCAAGGCATCGGTAATAGGTTCATCAGGGGCCTCATAGGAAAACTGCCTTTTAGTAGTTCTGAGTCTTTTCTGCTTTAGAGCAGCTTCCACATTCATCTCCTCACATATCTCTTTGGCAGATGTCTGGGCATCAGCAAACCCAGTGTCTCTGTAGCTAACAAGGGAGGTTTCAGCCTTCTTGAGAATGTCAACAGCTACATCCAGATGCATGGATGCATGCATTGTGATTGCAGAAGTTTATTCACAGTTTGAACTTTTCTAAGGATATCATACCACACCACCGTACAAATAGGTTGCTGTCGTGGCTTCAAACATTTTTTCAATGCATCTGGACGAAAAGAAATTATAgaatatatgttaattattatgcatttaatataatttaatttataaacaCAATTTATAAACAtctaaatttttatagtacaaatATCACTGCATTGCAGCATGTAGGCCTATGCTTAGGGTCTACAAGTTACAATGAACCTCTTGAGAATCCTTGAGAATGGGCAAATGTCAATATTAACTAATATAGCACAAAATTCGATATTAGAGTAATCCAGGAAAACgtaacatttaaaataataataaaaattaataataatcttcttctcagctttatccctatttattcggggtcgccgtttatAATGAGTCAGGGGTGCCAAAACGTGGAAATGACGTCATAATTATGGATTATTTTAACCTCATTTATGACAGGAATCAACGCAAAATAGCGCTTCCGGTTTTGACCGCGAAAAAGTGATGGATGTCCTATCCATTACTATAGATCATTGGTTTATAAGGTATATAACTCCTGGATTTCATTCGAATTTTCAACTCAGAAATATCTCCAAAGAGTGAACTTTTGTTTCTTATAAAAACTATAGGCTAGGCTTATGCACACACAACACAGCTGCACACTTACCTCTACtcagggtgaccagacgtcccgtaTTTGACGGAATTGTCccgtatttatgacatttgtcccgtgtcccgtatcgaccctccccgggacgccttttgtcccgtattttcaatatctagaaaaaaataaaaatacaataaactagCGAAATTTGTACTGAGCATTCCCCCTTCGAACGCTCAAGTGGAGCGAGTAGAGTGTTCTCTCTGATGGGCCAACGATGGGGTGGGTGTAGGAACCGGTGCAGTGTAGAGCTGATCAAGTCAGAACTACAGATAAAGTGCAATTTCACACTGTCCTGTTCGGAGTTCATCACATATGCTCAAACCAAATACCATCTCTTGAGAGCAGTTGGATCTAgtacaaaatatgacaaatggaaaataacttaacaataatgaggaaaataattttaaaaggattattgaaaggttttcatcatatgtattttgttgtctgcaatttattcaatatattatggcaagtcacttttgttaataatatccttcaaagctgcaaaacatgcttgattacaatattctaatgctttgacacatgcaatgaacagctgtttgtaataaaatctacaacgaatgcactttaaagcaaaagaaaagtcaataaagAAGGCTGAGAAGGACGTTGCCTGCGTCACTGCGTGCATAACTTCGCATAAGTTGTGTctatattgttcaactacctctTCAATTTAAGTGTCCCGTATTTCAATTTTCAAGATCTGGTCACCCTGCCTCTACTTTGGGCtcgtttttcctcttcctcctttttccttttcttgtttgcTGCACCTGACAGCTTGGACTGCCTCTTCATGATTGATAAAAGCTTGAATGCTTGACAGCTGCGTTGACAACTTAAGAAgacttaaaaaaagaagtaaagactGGAGTAAACACGATGCTTAGAACTTAACTAAGGTGGCGTGGCGAGCAGGCGGCTATCTTAGTTTTAAAGCTCTTTGATACTGACGGCATCTACCTATCCAGTGTTGCCCAACGTTTCCGAAACATTAAACACCGTTGCATCAAGTAttaacacttccattattcatttattttcgcgtttacacttgcatttatttatttgaattattcacgtaaaaataatacttctctcatttatttatatattaattttggatgGCAATTTGGCGCCCCCCAAGCAAATGGCGCCCCAGGCGACTGCCTGTGTCGCCTTTGCCTAGAAACGGCCCTGAACACCAGAATGAGTGTCATAGCTTGAATAATAACTTCGCAGGCAACGTACAAAGTCGAATTAAATTCGCCGTCGAAGAATGTTATGGAgcctacaaaatgaaataaatcaagaaatgGAAACCAATAGGTAGCACAGAAGTGGATGCTTCTGTCCATACATCCATACATCCATActacataatataaacaaaatctttccATTTCGTGCAAATCATGAATGAGCATGGAGGATATATCCCAACGCCAGAGTTTATAGCTCAGTCATGCCAATATGCCTTACGTACCATCTCACGTCCTTGTGGGAAGATATAAAAGTAGGATATgatagaagaaataaaaaaaaaaaaggatatgatagaagaataaaaaaaaaaggatatgatagaagaataaaaaaaaaaggatatgaaagtagaatacaagaggatataagtggatataaaattataataaaagaggATATAATGGTAGATTataaaaataggatataaatggAAGATATAAAAGTAGGATATAAAATGAGGATGAAAAGATGATATAGAGGTAGGATGTGAAAAGGAGGATATAAAGAGGATATAAAACGACGATATAAAAGATATGCAAGAAGGTAGGATACAAAGGTAGGACATAAAAAGGAGGACATACGGGGAGCCTATAAAAGGAAGGACATAAAAGCGGGATATAAAAGGCTATAAAGAGGCTGTTCACCATAAAAGCTTCATCGAGACGTCTCTTTGTCAGTCGAGAATTTGaaccaaattaaaaatatatatattgttagtgaatttctctttattcattccatgaaactgcattcattcatataaataataaattttaagtaaaatgaaaatagtccGATGTCTCGTTTGTTATTGCAATGGTGGTGAAGGAATTTGGAACTGCATTAATGAACAAATGCAAGTTCAATGAACAGACGCGATTTTTAATGATTAAGAACAAATCACAGATGCATTATTCCGCAAGGAAAATCAATCAAATATAATGAATCGTACCTTCATTTTTCAGTGATTGAAAAGCATTATAGGACCAGATAATTACACAATTAAAGTATtgtacattattcatttataaacacacaaacactcgtGCCTGGGCGTTTGTGTAGCCTGTGACACAGGCTCATATTGAAGCATTTGTCATTCGGCCCAAATATCTTCCGTCTGTCTTGAACAGTCGTCTgcaacgtctgtctgtctgtctgtctgtctagtatcctctccgagagagagagagagagagagagagagaggaagtaaagaaaagaatgaaaaacgtcTTTCATACGAATATGCACGTCAGCGATAAAGATACGTTAAATGATGAACCGTaagtaatttagagagagagagagactgctgacaTAGTTTACGAAAGAGCTAAGGTtgttttaaagcaattttatctttGCACATTGTCCATCTCGCAAAGTTTGGACATCTTAATTATAATACttattgtatatgttataatatatgaaAGATACCAGTTGATGAGAAAGTATGCCACGGTTTTCTAAGTAAGAATGATAATACACCAGATCAAGATGACTGATATGGCGGTTACCTGGCGTCACAGAACAACTGAGAATTGACGGCAGCTTTTTCTGAAGGCATCTGGCTTGACGCTCCTCCttctatacgagagagagagagagagagagagagagactgctgtatCGTTCATAAAAATGAGAATCATCTTATATGATACAGTTATTCCTTCACTCGACAAATCTAAAGAAAGCATTATGAGTTATTTTTAGTAAATATGTAATGTCTGTAGATAATGTTGAAACTCTTAGATGATATGAAGGTATTGCAAGAGAACATCTTGATATGACCGCAGGAAACAGGATATACGCACAAGTAACAAGTCGATGATAGGAAGGTTATAACGTGCGAGGAGAagactatataaattgaatgccgtagaaataataataataataataataaagaggggACCTAGGTTCGAGCTTCTAATGGACGGTACGTCACGTCCCCGGGATCAGGACCTAAACCCacgaccctctcttatattaccttCAATGTTGAAGCTATGAGTGTGTCTACTCTTGCAAAGTTTGGGGTTTTGGGCCTCGTTCGGACCCACTATTTGTTTAACCAAACCGAAGAGGGTTGCAGAAACtttctagaacatttttatttccacgaagacaaaattgaaaaggaaattacATTTTGTTAGAGCAGTAATCCACTAAGAGAAAGAATTGcgctcagttattattattattattattattattattattattattattattattatcttgtcgATTTTTCTTATCAGTTTTGTTACGAGTATATAGTTGTCGTAAATTGAAAACTACACTTGCCATGGGATACACAAAGAAATGGTTTGTAGTACAAGTGCATGGAATTAATTACAGCGAGCAGCAGCGCTTCCCCGTAATTCTGAACACGACCTCATAATAAGAGACGCTGCTTTTGTCGGGTCAGAAGTGAGTTAGGTATGTTCTGATGCTGTTATTTGAGGTGAAAGGAGCCTTATGCCGGCGCGCAATCTTGCTCAAGGAGCGGCCTGTCATCGAATTGTTATCATTCAGAATAaataacccaattcatatggaacaagaagcccaccacaggggc
This region of Macrobrachium nipponense isolate FS-2020 chromosome 25, ASM1510439v2, whole genome shotgun sequence genomic DNA includes:
- the LOC135199044 gene encoding uncharacterized protein LOC135199044, with amino-acid sequence MHASMHLDVAVDILKKAETSLVSYRDTGFADAQTSAKEICEEMNVEAALKQKRLRTTKRQFSYEAPDEPITDALKKMEFSFFNVVVDMAIESLREKTGMMSDVAKKFSVLINFSDLTSSELEKQAKDLCNTLTSGDHSDLNYDELIVP